The sequence CAGGACCCCATGGGAAAGGAGaaactgcaacagaaaacagcaatggCTTAGACAAATACCTACACGATCTCCAGGCTCACAGGAAACTGCAAACAGCGTTACAGAAAATATGAGGTGGGGTTGAGGAACCAACTCCATCGCAGCAGCATCTCGCCTGTCGAACCTCATCAGAAAGGGAGGAGTGGCCGCAGGGTGAAGACCAGCATCTCCCTCCAGCCGTTCGTTCCCGGGCACTGCGGTCAGTGACAACTCcgaaaattaaagaaaatctgaattttgtctttgaaaCCCACATGGAATTTTCATTTGCCGCTTGGCCAAAGTgtgcacaggcagcacaaaggTATCAAGACACCACCAGTGAAGAAGTTAGTTAATTTAATCACCTGCTCTGGATAAAACAAGGGAAGCTGAAGGTCTACCGTATCTCAGAAGCCGCCGGTCGTGGTTGTTGACTCTAATTTAAGATGAAGGAtgaacataaaaaagaaaacagatcatTCGTTACATGGTCAAAAGGGCCAGCTGGACAGCTTAACTTTCAACTACAGCTCTGGAAGGTCACCTGGCTGGAGTTCTCGATGGGAACCCACCCAGTTTATCCCCAGGGAATAACGAAGGATGCGTCCCGTCCCAGGATGGCACAGATGGCGTTGATGTACGTGggcaccctccagccctggcaCTGTGGCTGCAGTGGAGCTCTGCAAGAAGCACAGCTTCCCCCCAGTGTATGTCTTGCACGGGAAACCAAGAGACAAAAATCAGCAATTTATAATCAGCTTCAAAatcttctccccaccccaccccagctgTAGCCAAACACCAGGCTTGGTTGTTTGCTTggttgttttccttcttccaagGAAACACCTGTGAGCTCCCAGCACAGACAATTGGGAAAATGATGCTTTTGGGCTTGGAGGACATTTGATCGAGGACCTAGACACCAACCAGGAGCCCCACAGCAGCAATTTTCATAGAGAATCCCCCCTTtgacttctttactgtgagggtggtgagagactggcccaggttgcccagagaagctgtggctgccccctccctggcagtgttcaaggccaggttggatggggcttggagcaacctggtctggtggaaggtgtccctgcccgtggcaggggggttggaactagatggtctttaaggtcccttccaacccaaaccagtctgtgattctacgatttGACCCTTTAGTCTCCAAGAAGTGCAACTATCCTCCACGGGACtcagaagaaaggcagaaatagGTCTTAGTAGAAAGCAAAACCACGTTTCTGAGAGCACAGCGCCGTGcgggaagggaagaggggagcTGGTCAGCAGCTCGGCCACAGATGCTTCCTGGacccctgtgctggggggcaAGGCTGTGCCCCAGTTCCCCTCCTGAAGGGAGAGGtccagcacaggcagctccGTCCCTGCGGTCACCGCTCTTCCTTCTCCCACATCTGAGAGCGTGCGCGATGTAAATGAGGAGGAAGCGGGCCGCAGAAGGGAGAGCCGCAGAAGTGATCTCATTTCCCCTCCGCTCACCCGCACGCGCGGCCGAGCCCACCCTGCGGCCAGGCTCCCGCCGCCTCCCGTAGCCTTCACCCACCCGCCTTTCCCAGGCCGGGGCTTTGAGGTCTGCGCAAGGGATCCACCACCACGCCGGGGCGAACCTCCTCCTCTGAAAGCGGCAGAGCCTCCAGATCACAAGGTCTTCGGAGCAGAGCACGCAGCAGGACGCATGGGATGTGGAAGCAGCAGAGCCTTGTGTTTCTGGAGCAACCGAAAGCCAAGTGCGTCCACTCCCTTGTGACTCAAGCTCTGACAGACACTAGTGGAAGTCCAGATGCTCTAGAGAACTGCTTGCGTTGCATCTGCAGGAGAAGCAAGTGCCCAGAGCCAGAGAAGACAACTGACATATCCTCCCAGATCTCCTCAAGAGCTGGAAAGCCCCACGAGCAGGTTGCTTACATCTACAGTTTGGTCTTTGGTTACACCTAGACCTCAAAGTGTTGCCCAAGTTTTTCCCACAGGGTTGTCAGATGTGGATAAATTGATCTCAGTTTGGTACTGcacaataaaataaactaataaaagcaataaaaacacCCAACCCATCTACTCCAGCACATTTACCAAAGCTTTTAGCATAAAACTGTCAGGACTGGAGGCCCCAAGACCCCAGAAGGAGAAGGTATGGACAAGTCAGTGTCGTGACATCATTCAGCAATGCAAATTGCGGCAAGAATAACGACTCCCATCTGCAGTCACACGTACtcccttcctgctgctcttctgcttaAGAGAAGTGAGTAATTGTGTCATTAATGCAAAGGGAAGTGAAACTATCTCAGCTCCTTACAGAGCTAAGCGCATCCCACCCAGCTTTCCCCTCCGGCCAGGAGAGCCAAGGTCCCTGCTACAGCGGCATTATCTTACAAGCAACTCTTCTCAAGGTGGATTGAGATCAGGgctggaatcacagaatcacagaatgtcagggattggaagggacctcgaaagatcatctagtccaaccccctgccggagcaggattgcctagaccatatcacacaggtATGAACAAaccaggcgggttttgaatgtctccagagaaggagactccacaacctctctgggcagcctgtgccagtgttcggtcaccctcactataaggaagtttttcctcatatttatgtggaacctcctgtgctccagcttgcacccgttgccccttgtcctgtcaagggatgtcactgagaagagcctggctccatcctcatgacacttgccctttacatatttataaacattaatgaggtcacccctcagtctcctcttctccaagctaaagagacccagctccctcagcctctcctcataagggagatgttccacccccttcatcgtctccgtggctctgcgctggactctctctagcagttccctgtccttcttgaactgaggggcccagaactggacacaatattccagatgcggcctcaccagggcagagtagagggggaggagaacctctctcgacctgctgaccacaccccttctaatacaccccaggatgccattggccttcttggccacaagggcacactgctggctcatggtcatcctgctgtccactaggacccccaggtccctttcccctctgctgctctccaacaggtctgtccccagcttgtactggtacatggggttgttcttgcccagatgcaggactctacacttgcccttgttatagttcattacatttctccccgcccaactctccagcctgtccaggtctctctgaatggccaCGTCCCAGAGACACACAGCATGGTGGGGTGAGACACCCGGGCCACGCGTTGAACTTATTTCCATACTGCACACTCCCCAAATCTCACTAATGTTTGTTCCAACTCTGCTCCAGTTCTGCATACGCcaattatttttccaagaaTAAGACAAAAATCGTATGCTAAAGCGGAGATAAAAATCTTTTGGCCATTTACAAAGCATGAGATCCTACCCTCGAGCTCTGCTCTTGCACAAGGCTTTGCAGAAGGGCTCAGGTGCCCGATGTCAGATGGGATCCAGCATGAGAAAAGCCTTCTCTGTCACCTGAGCaccaaaaaaccaaccaaacaaaaataaagccgacaaaaaaaaccccaaaaaggtGTTTTGGAAGCAGCAaactgagaagctgaaaagcttTAACCACTGCAGTATCATACAAAAAGGATTTTGGTCAACATCCATTTCCTTAGTGGCAGGTTTGTCCAGCACTTTATAATCATTAAGTCACATATTGAAGCTGATGGAGCACATATTCTTAAATTACTACTTAAAAACAACTGGATATGGCTTACTTCTAAGCGTAGGATGCtaaaaaaacaagagaacaTCATAACCTTGGTTTAATAACTCACTTGCAGGCTTTCAGTCTCCAGTCGCTGAAGTCTTTCTTGCAGCTGAAGCTGCAACCAGCAGTTTGTTACCTGCAAACAGGTACCAAGGTGGAGGTTTTGTGGATGGAGAATCGCAGATTTAACACATCAGCGAGCTGCGGAGAGCCCAGGGAGGGGTCACACACGCAGCACAGACTCACCTCCTTGGGTTGAAAATAGGTCTGTGCTTCCTGTTCTGGATCAGGTTTTGTCTTGCCTCGATTTTCAACTCACCTGCAGGTGAGCAGGTTCACAGCCTGAAATGAGAAGTTCAAGAAaggacaataaaataaattaaaaaaatcgctttgaaaaacatacagtaaaatatttgggGACGTAGTGCCCGTCCTGAGCGGTaaaatgctgcagctgtgtAAAGGTGACGGGTCCCAGGGTGGTCACGGCAACActcctgctgcttctgggtAAAACTGCCGAAGGTTTaagctggggaaactgggagCTCACCAGAAGATCCGACATCACGCGAAAGACAAGAGGAGGCAAGGTTATACCTTTGTACTTCTCCCCATTCAAACGTTGCCTGCAGgtaaatatattgcttttaacACAGGTAGAACAAGATggattaaaaagagaaaataaatcaagcCAACGTGAAACAACTCCAGCGAGCTCCCAACACGGCTGCAAGCACAGGcatggaaggaaaaagacaCCCTTGGTTCCTCAGCTGGTAAAATTGCAGAATAATAAACAACACTTGTAATATACAACGAGTTTTATCTCAAAATCTCTTTTCAatgattttggggttttttttttccaactgcaatggaatttcattcttttttttaaacaatctttTGATGATCGAGGTGTTGGAGGTGATTGATGTTGAGGTGATTGATGtcgaggtgttggagtgagtccagaggagggcgaccaagctggtgaagggtctggagggtctgacctacgaggaacggcggagggagctgggggtgtttagcctggagaagaggaggctcagaggtgaccttagtgcagtctacaactacctgaagggaggttgtagcgcagtgggagtcggcctcttctcccgggcaaccagcgataggacaagaggacacagcctcaagcttcgccaggggaggttcaggttggacatcaggaagcatttcttctcagcaagggtcattagccattggaaggggctgcccagggaggtggtggagtcaccatctctggaggtgtttaagaaaagcctggacatggcacttagtgccctggtctagttgccatggtggtgtcagggcaacggttggactcgatgatcccagagggctcttccaacctggttgattctgtgattctgtgatatcactATTTCCTGGTCATAAATgcctgaaaggaagaaatgcaagTCTGGGAAAAAGTAGACCTTGAACATCATCAGCGACGTTTTGTTCGAGCCTCTCAAAtccctttctgtcttttaagGTGATCTCGGAGTCTCAGCTCAGTTTGCTGTCACTGAAAATAATGTTGTGAAATGCAAAGATTTGCTCAGCCTAATTTCAGGATCAAGGGTTCGAATGAAGAAGGAGATTTACAAAATTCTGTGTCTGTTATTCACTTCTCCTGGTTTGTTGAggtctttttggtttgttttttttttaagaggccACGAAGCAAATGCTAAGGGAGAAGCTTCcacattaaacattttatttcacacaaCACTTGGGAAATGCAAAGCCCGGGCTCCCCCAGCACTGTTAACTTTGCCCTCTtgtggggaggtgggagagtTCATTCAGACATCACCCAACACGCACAGCACCATACAgccctctgaaaaaaaaaactgcttcAAGGATAAATTAGCAGGTTTGGTATCACTGCAGGAGAAGCTTTATGTATTCATTTACCacttaattaattttcctttcaaccAAATTATACCTTAGTTTGAGGTGGGCTGCTATCACTCACAGAAATCAAACACATCGCACTCCTAACCACTTAAAAACCTGCCTTGTGGAAAGGATCCTAGCACAGATCTCAATAATGTCGTTTTCTGGATACAGATTTCACCAAATTATCTGTATTGTGCAGGAACCTGCACTGCTCCAGAGAACGGCAGCACATATTACAGCTACATTCCCACCAAGGTCCAGAACTATTTATAACATGAAGATTTAGCTAGAACTCCAATATCTGTATTGGAATACACAGGTTCAGGAGTCACTGAAGGCTGGTTACCTCTCAAATACTTAagagaaaatcagttttctgtaaTCAAACTATTACCAGGCCGAGCGTTATTTTAATTCATCATCCCAGTGACATAAAATAGAGGCAGCCGCCTGGAAAACACACCTGTGTGttaaggaaatttaaaaatgcagattttgaagcagagagaaaagctggTGTGTTCCAGCTGGCTATGGGATTCAGCAGGCGGCAGAGAAGAATCCAGCCACATCCAAGGCAGCAGAAGTTCAGCCCACGGGATCAAGGCCACTTGCTCCTGGGTAGTTTTGTCACCTGAAACACGGACAAGAGGAACCCAACCAAACGGCGTTTGCTAGTAGAAGGCACTCACAGGATTCCCAAAAACGCACACTCACCGCTGTGTTTTAAGTGGGGAGAAAACCAGAACCACAACGCAGTCTCCTACTTCTTCCTAAAAATCACCTCCTTCTTCCTAAAAGCACCGTGAAATATCAAACTTCCCTACAGAAAggtaaagaaagagagaagccaGCCTGGGAAGGAGGCccctcagcacagcagcagccagcacaccACCTCAATTCCTTATTGAGGAGGCACCTCCAAAGCCTTATCCCACACTCACGCTGTTTTGGGGGACACCATTTCCCAAGCCCAGCTATTAGACCACTCGAGTTTTCAAGCCCTCGTTAACCATTCTCCCTTTTCAAGCAGTCACACACCAAGTCACACAGCCCCCACACCTCCTTGGTGCACTGAACTGCTACTGTCACCGCTCCATGGATGTCATCACAGCACTCCACACCGATACATCCTTCTGAATTACAGCagagtttattttaatattttgtacaGCCAGCATTGGTCTCCAGGATTAAGTTATAATCTTACAGAAGTGAGtccccccccaaacccacccttAAGGAATGTTCAACTTTCAGCATTTCTAATTTAGAGGGAAATGATTTCTAGGGTAAGACGCAGTCTGAAGGATGGAAATCGATCTTAATTTGTGAATAAAACCCCTCACAAGTTCCCAGGGTTTACTTGCATCTAATTGGATTCATGAACAAGCACAGAGGTCACGTCTTTCAGGACCGCACTGAGAATACATTCATCTCGGGTACaattttattttgggttttgtttccttttcttccccacttCATGCCCCACGGGTCTGCTTTGCAGATACATCCTTTACAGTCCAGTACAATCAAGGCTTGTAACAGATTTTCCCAAAAGGTGCTCGTACGCCCGTCCCACATCGTTTATTCAGTCACTCTCAGCACCACTTAAAACATCTTCATTTCTCACCACGTACTTTGTTTCTTTAACACAGGAACGGACCCCGATATTGCCCTTAAGCAATCAACaccacacaaaacaaataaatatttttaaatccttttaaatGGTAATAACGTTCATACTCTGTTCCAGTGCAGAACTTGGTTATCTAGTAGGTAAGAAGCACTCCAAggacagctcagcagcagcagaccagGAGCCTCACTCGCCTGCTCGCACCACTCTCCTTGCATCACTCGAGTCacgggggcaggggggaaacgAGCAACAGCCCAAGAGAAATCCCTCTCTCTTCCATGCTCAGAGAATTGCCAGTGTCCGATATTAAGCGATTCACATTCTCTAGcgcaaataaagcaaaaagaggTTGTATAaacatttccttctccctctctgatAAGCATGCTCAGCTCTGAAACAGTTCAGCCAGCTCCGGGAAACACCAACCAACAAGAAACCAGAGTCAAGAGCTGGCCACAGGGCTTATAGCTTGTAATGCCCTATTAAAAGGAGCCCTTCGGGGGCTCCCTACAGACCTTCCAAGCTCAGAGGAAAGCGGTTTCACCAGAAACCCCTCCTTACTACAGCCTTCAGCTTCACAGCCACCCCAGCACGCCGACACACCACGGGGGTTTGTACGTGGTTTGTAGAAAACCAGCGCAAGGGAAAAGCCTAAACATTGAACCTGATCCAGAATCACCATCAAAGGGCTGGTGAGAGTTGTGTACTCAGCCTGACTGACAACGGGGAGGTGAATACTTGGGGTACTGGtggattttatttaattgaagAAAGGTTCAGCCAAGTCTTAAAGCCTCACAAAGCCATTTAAGCTGAAAGCAAGGTCTGGATTCAGAAACTGAATGCTCCTTCCtcattattttgaaacatttcacAACAGTGATTAGAAAGTGTTAAGAACGCTTTTAAAAGTTAGCATTTTTGATGTGGAAAGGAAGGCGAGCTCACCAGTGTCACACCTGCCTTCCCTAACGGGGACAGCAAATTTGGGCAAAGGGAAACGCGTGGGGAAAACGTTTTGCGTTTCCTGCAGAGAACAAAACTGTTGCTAAAGCCATGGAAACTTGCACAGAAAATGACCCAGTGTAGCACCGTACTCCATGAGAGCATCCCAAAAGGCTTTACAATACAACAGAAGTAGCACACTTACATGAAGAATGTGATACACCTCTCCGAGGTATATTTTCTGATGCCACCtagtggggtttggttttttttccccctttaagAAATTACATCCCAGTTAGAATAAAGCAAACCCTTTCTTTTAACTGTTCTTTTCAACGTGTTCAATATATACAACCcttaaaatacacttaaaaataGCTGCACACGTTTTGTTACACTAGAGAAGGGCAGTCCAGACAGACCATGCTTCTCAGTACGttaaaaattgtaaataaaacCCAACCAGACTCGCTCTCCTCCGGTACCCACGTTGGCCcaaaggagggaagggaaggaacaaGCAGTTTTCAAATGGGAGTCTTTCACAAAACACGCTACTTACAAATCTCAGGTTAAATTTCCTCAAGCAGTTTTGTATCAAatcctttcttaaatattcGAGGTCACGCACTGCCACCTCAGCAATGAAATCTGTCGCAACATGCATGTGTCAGCTTCCCACTCAACCAACTGCAACCCTGAGGATTTTTCTGGCCTGGTAGAAAGAGGAAATGTAACACAATTCCTGAAGTATGGCTGGTCCTCCGTTTCAAAACTCCGTGTGATTCCCTCGATGCTTCTTGGACACACACCCATGGTTTTTTCCTCTAATACACGTTTCCCTCTAACCAACATGCAGATTTCTCCTCCCAATCATCCACATCTCGATGTCCCAAGGAAACAATCCACGTCATCCATCCAGAGGTTTTCCCAGGTAGACCAAAGTCACTTCTGTGTTCCCATACACAGCAGACACCGCTGGATACAGGCAAACCTTTGGCAGTCCTCTGAAGGCCACTCCCAAGAACTCATAGCCCCTCTCAAACGCTAACGTTTTGTCTTCCATGTCCAGGATAACTCGAATCCTTTCACCTATCTGGAAACAGAGACAGGAggggggggaataaaaaaaaaacaagcataaaGAGTCAGCATATTCAAacggagagagaaaaataaagcacagcccatgtaaaacacagcagagaacTTTAAAGCAAGGCTTTCCTGTTTCTCATGATGGCACCAGTTTTACAACGGGAATTTCTCAATTTCACTCCAATGAATTAGGACCCCGAGGACCTCTGCTGCCTGTTCCCAGTGGGCAGCCCGTACCTAACCACCTACATGCTAATAAACGTAACCCTCCTCATACGAACCCCGTGAGAGCACCAAGAGTGAGCACACTACATGCCACCTGCTTCAGAATACCACAGAGTTTTGGAAACTGTAATGGCCTCCAAGTTACCTGAACTctattcagctgctgctttcgCTGAGCAGTAATTGCTCTGCGGAGAGCGATTTTAAAGACAATGAACTTGTTTTAGAAAGGTAAGTGCCACCTACAAAATATACCGGAATACGTTACTGACTACGCAGGTGCTGTCGATGACAGAGGTATTCCCTCACCGAGGCAGAAGGAAATTCCAGTGCAAAGCTTAGGCAAAATAAGCATGAAAAAcctaatatatataaatacacgAGCGAAAACACTGAACACAGCAAGAGATTCAGATCTGGGCATGCACGGTGCTCCCTGCATTTACCTAGCATGTTATTTTAGACGTAAATACAAGTCGCAGACATCAGCAGCAAGGATGCCACACAAACTTTGGGTTCTTAACCAGCCAGCCCCAATGCTGGGGATTTCTTCCAgccaacacatttttttcttctcaccaaCACGTGTGTTTCCTTCAAGCGTATTTTCTACGAGCAGTTCGCTGTACATGCCTTACTCAACACAAAATACTCCACAGGATCACTGGTTAGAGCTCTCAACAGTTTTTACAGAGGAAGCAGCAATTGTGTTCACCCTTGAGTCCCTACTTGAGCTGGGAACAAAAGTACTTTGGGTGCTTCAAACCTCTTCCTCACCCTGTTGCTCCAGAAAGGCCTAGACAAGGACAGCAGAAAGCAACCACAAAGGGTCAGGGCTGGAAAGCACTGACCCAATTCGCACGTGAGGGAACATGCGAACAGAAAGAGATCTAAATCTCTTTAACTACACTAATTTTAGGTATTATTTGCAAAACCAGCAAGTATAACCTTCAGACAGAATTCAGTGCTTGGCAGTGAACTTTCACACGAAATTTAGGAGTATGAGACACAAGTTACCACACAGATCTTCACCCACAACTGAAACATAAGCCAGTACTCGTACAAAGCCACGGCGttatgaaatggaaattataaTGCATACAGCATAAGTTGTAACGCGAGGAGATCCAGCAGTCAAAATGTAGTTGTGCGAGCAGCCAGAAGAACAAAGACCAACACTTCTATAGGGACAAAAAGGTGGAATGGCACTTGCTCTTTAATAACCTGCAATTATCCGAACATCACATCCCAGCACCCCAGCCAAGGGACGTCACCTACGGGAACGCTGCCAGCCAGCCAACGAGCAGCACTCAGCACTGCTGCGGGTTTCTGCAAGAAGCCTCTTGCCTAAGCACTAACCTCAGCTCACACCGCCGTACAACAGAAGGGTAAAATACCACGGACATTCACCTCGCCGTGGGGCAAGCTGTGACTTCAGAAGGCTACAACAGTCtttgcagcttttatttcagaaaggaataCGGTGGCTAAACAGACACCCGCGGTACGTGCTTTGCACTCGGTGTTTGAGATAAAAGTGCGGAAACAACTGAGGGTCAGGTGCATTGACCACCACACACAGCCTGGGGAAGCAGTAAACGAAGGGGAAAAGGCCTCACAAGGCAGAATCATTTGCCttctgcagggaaggcagagagacCCTGAAGTGGGCATTAGGACCGATTCAGCAGCCAGGACACGCGAGGGAGAAGGTTCTTGACAGCCAGCTGCTGTCAGACACGGTGGAGCTGCCAGCCCGCACCAAGCCCCGCTCACCTGGTATTTGGGCGCGTTATTGCACTGGGGGAAACTGCCGTTCACCTCCCCGTTATGCAGCAAGTTATTGTCCACCAGGTTCCAGCCCCAACTCTGGTCGTCGCTCCCCAGCAGGGCCACGTAACCCTGGCACTGCATGGCCGCACGCTTCGTGGCGATGCCGATGACGGCCACGGTGCCCAGCGGGCCCTCCCACCACACCTCCCAGGCGTGGCGGCCCTCGCTGAAACCGATCTTGGTCCGAGCCCCGTCCGTGCTCTGGGCGATGGGGTTGCGGTGCAGCGTGAAGCCGTTCTTCTTGATGTAGACGTTCCGCGAGCAGTCGTTGGTGCTGAAGGCGTGGTGGAAGGCACGGACctaggggagaagagaggggcgAGGGGGAGATAAAATCCTGTCGTGGTTTtcagccccccccccaccttggTTGCCAATGGCGGCTGGAGGGGTGTCCCCAAGCGCCTGGGAGGTTGCTGAGCGGCTGAGGGGGGTGTCCccgaggggctggaggggggctCCTGAGGAGCCGCGGAGGGTCCCGGGCCCACCTTGCCCTTGTAGGTGGGCACGTTGCAGAGGATGTCGGTGCGCAGGGCCTCCTCCGCCAAGCAGCGGGCCGCCAAGCTGCGCCACACCTCGCTGTTCTCGTCGCCGTGCAGGACGCGGTGCCACAGCTTACACACCAGCGCGCAGCTCCTCAGCTCCCGCAGCTCCAGGTAGGAGAaaaccagctccagcacccGCCCCGGCAACCGCCAGCCcggccctcccgccgccgccgccgccgcacccCCGCCACCACCGGGGCCCGCCGCCATCGCCTCCCTCCCCGAGCAcccggcgggccgggccgcgggggccGCGCTGCCCCTGCCCTCGCCGGTGACAGCGGTGGCGGCGGGCCCCGCGCCGAGCGCGCTCCCCGCCCAAGGCCCCCTCACGGCGAGGGGGCGCCCGGCGCCGCCATCACAGCCGcgggccgcccgccccgcccgaCGCGCCTGCGCGGGAGCGGCCGGCGCTGAGGGGAGGCGGCGCGGaagggcccggcggggcgggctcGGCCTCACgcacccccccccgccgctgccgccggtACCCGGTGCGGGCCCGCTGCCCCCGGGGGCCGCAGGGGACGGGCACGGGGCTCCCCCGCCCTGCGACAGAGCCGCGGCAGCTCCCGTGAGGAGCCGGCTTCCCGAAAGCCGGGCCtgccggggcgggagggggcaGCCGGGCAGTCCCGTTCCCGGAGCGCGGGCGAGCGGCTGGCTGCGGATTCGCGACCCCGAGGTGCGGGTAAGGTACGCGGGCGCGTTCGGTAACGTTATTTAAATCGACAGGACTGAAATTTTCCTGGGGGGGGGTGGATGAATTTTAGGTGCTCTTTAGGCCAGGCTCAACAAAAATTACATGCAAAACATAAcgtggtaaaaaaaaacccacaaaacaaaaataaaccctttATTGCTCAAAACCCTTTTATTGCTATAAAACCATGGAGGTTAAGGCAGCTCTGTGACCACcgaagctgctgctgggagagccCCAGCCCCGTCCCACAAACCCCGCATTGCCATCTgcacccctgccctgctgtTAGCTCTCCCTTTCACCCACACCGTGCTGGTCTCTCCAAAACTTGTTATGCTTTTtgttgcttggttttttttcctccacttaaTTTTCTGCTGATTTAGTCCCCTGAATAGTCCTCTCCCCCGGGCTGCTGTGGGCAGTCGTGCCAAGGAGAGGGCTGGGAGCACGGTAAGCTCCGTGGGCGTGCTTTGAGGCCTGATTAAATGTGTTGTAAACCTCATAACTACCTGCCTTAAACTGGTAATGCTTCTTCTAAAAAAACGCCATTGTTTATCTGTTTATGCTTTAGTGTTTACCAGTCACAAGAA is a genomic window of Nyctibius grandis isolate bNycGra1 chromosome 32, bNycGra1.pri, whole genome shotgun sequence containing:
- the FBXO45 gene encoding F-box/SPRY domain-containing protein 1, yielding MAAGPGGGGGAAAAAAGGPGWRLPGRVLELVFSYLELRELRSCALVCKLWHRVLHGDENSEVWRSLAARCLAEEALRTDILCNVPTYKGKVRAFHHAFSTNDCSRNVYIKKNGFTLHRNPIAQSTDGARTKIGFSEGRHAWEVWWEGPLGTVAVIGIATKRAAMQCQGYVALLGSDDQSWGWNLVDNNLLHNGEVNGSFPQCNNAPKYQIGERIRVILDMEDKTLAFERGYEFLGVAFRGLPKVCLYPAVSAVYGNTEVTLVYLGKPLDG